One genomic region from Haloprofundus salinisoli encodes:
- a CDS encoding glycerol dehydrogenase — translation MARVFKSPASYVQGAGVAEQLGEHTSEFGESALLLADEIVLDIVEETVRSSLEDADIELSTVTFEGEASETEIERVTDEAEAQGVDFIVGAGGGKTLDTAKAVKEDANIPVVSMPTVASTDAPTSSLSVIYSEHGEFERYRFYSSHPDLVLVDTALVAAAPARFFVSGVGDALATWFEADATYRSTGATIFGERPTRSGHALAELCYETLRDHALSAVQAVERDAVTESVEAVTEANTLLSGLGFESGGLAAAHSIHNGLTQLEATHDATHGEKVNIGTLTQLVLEGKSDAFVQDIVEFSAAVGLPVTLEDIGLEDPSRDDLDRVAEAACDEDETIHNEPFSVEPSMVRDALLTADALGRQVRER, via the coding sequence ATGGCACGAGTGTTCAAATCTCCGGCCAGCTACGTACAGGGAGCAGGCGTCGCCGAGCAACTCGGCGAGCACACCTCCGAGTTCGGCGAGTCGGCGCTGCTGCTCGCCGACGAAATCGTCCTCGACATCGTCGAGGAGACGGTGCGGTCGAGCCTCGAAGACGCCGACATCGAGCTCTCGACGGTCACGTTCGAGGGCGAAGCGTCCGAGACGGAGATAGAGCGAGTCACCGACGAAGCCGAAGCGCAGGGCGTCGATTTCATCGTCGGCGCAGGCGGCGGGAAGACGCTCGACACCGCGAAAGCCGTCAAGGAGGACGCGAACATCCCCGTCGTCTCGATGCCGACCGTCGCCTCGACGGACGCGCCGACGAGCAGCCTCTCGGTCATCTACAGCGAACACGGCGAGTTCGAGCGGTACCGGTTCTACTCGTCGCATCCCGACCTCGTGCTCGTCGACACCGCGCTCGTCGCGGCGGCCCCGGCGCGATTCTTCGTCTCCGGCGTCGGCGACGCGCTCGCGACGTGGTTCGAAGCCGACGCGACCTACCGGTCGACGGGGGCGACCATCTTCGGCGAGCGACCGACGCGCAGCGGCCACGCCCTGGCGGAACTCTGCTACGAGACCCTCCGCGATCACGCGCTCTCGGCGGTGCAGGCCGTCGAGCGCGACGCTGTAACCGAGAGCGTCGAAGCCGTGACCGAGGCGAACACGCTTCTGAGCGGTCTCGGATTCGAGAGCGGCGGCCTCGCGGCGGCGCACTCGATACACAACGGCCTGACGCAGTTGGAGGCGACGCACGACGCTACCCACGGCGAGAAAGTGAACATCGGGACGCTGACGCAACTCGTCTTGGAGGGAAAGAGCGACGCGTTCGTCCAAGATATCGTCGAGTTCTCCGCGGCGGTCGGCCTCCCGGTGACACTCGAAGACATCGGCCTCGAAGACCCGAGCCGCGACGACCTCGACCGCGTTGCCGAGGCCGCCTGCGACGAGGACGAGACCATCCACAACGAGCCGTTCTCGGTCGAACCCTCGATGGTCCGCGACGCGCTGTTGACCGCGGACGCGCTCGGTCGGCAGGTCCGAGAACGCTGA
- a CDS encoding NAD(P)-dependent alcohol dehydrogenase, giving the protein MQAARLHEFTDDMEHALSIDEVDRPDPGHGEVVIEVEGAGWCQTDNHVIEGMWTDYMDQQLPMTLGHENAGTVVEIGDGVETISEGDSVICHPVMTCGVCRACRMGEDMYCENLEFPGLNRDGGFAEYLLTSQRSVIPLPGGTDTTDIAPHADAGITAYHAAKKAVRELNPGDHAVVIGIGGLGHIGLQCLNAMSAANIVAVDLKDEALELATELGAHETVNSSSEDVASVVDDLTDGAGARQVLDFVGADQTTALAPEIVSAGGDHHIIGYGGHIHEPSQALVNGEFSFRGNIVGRYTELQELVSLVDRGDVELHTSRYDLDDVNAVAEKLEHGEIEGRAVITP; this is encoded by the coding sequence ATGCAAGCTGCGAGATTACACGAGTTCACCGACGACATGGAGCACGCGCTGTCGATAGACGAGGTTGACCGACCGGACCCCGGCCACGGAGAGGTCGTCATCGAAGTCGAGGGCGCCGGCTGGTGCCAGACGGACAACCACGTCATCGAGGGGATGTGGACCGACTACATGGACCAACAGCTCCCGATGACGCTCGGCCACGAGAACGCCGGAACGGTCGTCGAGATCGGCGACGGCGTCGAGACGATTTCGGAAGGCGACTCGGTCATCTGCCACCCGGTGATGACCTGCGGCGTCTGCCGCGCCTGTCGGATGGGCGAGGACATGTACTGCGAGAATCTCGAATTTCCGGGGCTGAACCGCGACGGCGGCTTCGCCGAGTATCTGCTCACCTCTCAGCGGTCGGTGATTCCGCTTCCCGGAGGAACCGACACCACCGACATCGCACCGCACGCCGACGCCGGTATCACCGCGTACCACGCCGCGAAGAAGGCCGTCCGCGAACTGAACCCCGGTGACCACGCCGTCGTCATCGGTATCGGGGGCCTCGGCCACATCGGCCTGCAGTGCCTGAACGCGATGAGCGCCGCGAACATCGTCGCCGTCGACCTGAAGGACGAGGCGCTGGAGCTCGCGACCGAACTTGGCGCGCACGAGACGGTGAACTCCTCGAGCGAGGATGTGGCATCGGTCGTCGACGACCTCACCGACGGCGCGGGCGCGCGGCAGGTACTCGACTTCGTCGGCGCAGACCAGACGACGGCGCTCGCCCCAGAAATCGTCTCCGCCGGCGGCGACCACCACATCATCGGCTACGGCGGCCACATCCACGAACCGTCGCAGGCGCTCGTCAACGGCGAGTTCAGTTTCCGCGGCAACATCGTCGGCAGGTACACCGAACTGCAGGAACTCGTCTCGCTGGTCGACCGCGGCGACGTCGAACTGCACACGTCGCGCTACGATTTGGACGACGTGAACGCCGTCGCGGAGAAGCTCGAACACGGCGAAATCGAGGGACGCGCGGTCATCACGCCGTAA
- a CDS encoding NAD(P)/FAD-dependent oxidoreductase, with the protein MPDDTAVSVVGAGLAGLVAARHLADAGFDVTVYEEREDVGGRVRTEHEGGYTFDCGFQVLFTAYPAVQRELDLDALNLRTFSPGAVIARPGKRSVLSDPLRDLSSLPETLRNDEVTLWDKARTLALRQHVSSGRESEFFTGSEPSIREYLENWGFSDDYIENFVAPFYGGITLDRSLGSSKSVFEYTFRSLSRGKIGVPAAGMGAVPEQLAAKAREAGAEIRLGESVETVEGASEDDGVAVTVDGEQVESEAVVVAADPKTARDLTGVESIPTEGTGCVTQYYAIRGGASLGTDRKLLLNAGDATPNTVAPLSEVAPEYAPKNTVFLSATFLGKNAQSAEEETLFERTREELSAWYPDRTFDGLRLLKTTRVPFAQFVQPPGIYETLPDADDPEGWVYLAGDYTEWSSIQGAMESGAKAARAVVEDLQ; encoded by the coding sequence ATGCCAGACGATACAGCCGTCTCCGTCGTCGGCGCGGGTCTCGCGGGCCTCGTCGCCGCTCGCCACCTCGCCGACGCGGGGTTCGACGTGACAGTATACGAGGAACGCGAGGACGTCGGGGGCCGCGTCCGAACCGAACACGAAGGCGGGTACACGTTCGACTGCGGTTTTCAAGTGCTCTTCACCGCCTACCCCGCAGTCCAGCGGGAGCTCGACCTCGACGCGCTGAACCTGCGGACGTTCTCGCCCGGCGCGGTCATCGCGCGACCCGGCAAGCGCTCGGTGCTGTCGGACCCGCTTCGGGACCTCAGCTCCCTGCCGGAGACGCTTCGCAACGACGAGGTGACGCTCTGGGACAAGGCGCGGACGCTCGCGCTCCGTCAACACGTCTCCAGTGGCCGCGAGTCGGAGTTTTTCACCGGTTCCGAGCCGTCGATTCGAGAGTACCTCGAAAACTGGGGCTTCTCGGACGACTACATCGAGAACTTCGTCGCCCCCTTCTACGGCGGTATCACGCTCGACCGGTCGCTCGGCAGTTCCAAATCCGTCTTCGAGTACACATTCCGGTCGCTCTCGCGGGGGAAAATCGGCGTCCCCGCAGCGGGGATGGGGGCGGTTCCCGAGCAGTTGGCGGCCAAGGCGCGGGAGGCGGGCGCGGAGATTCGTCTCGGGGAGTCGGTCGAGACCGTCGAAGGAGCCAGCGAGGACGACGGTGTCGCGGTCACCGTCGACGGCGAGCAAGTCGAGTCCGAGGCCGTCGTCGTCGCCGCGGACCCGAAGACGGCGCGCGACCTCACGGGCGTCGAGTCGATTCCGACCGAGGGAACCGGCTGCGTCACCCAGTACTACGCGATTCGCGGCGGCGCGTCGCTCGGGACCGACCGCAAACTGCTGTTGAACGCGGGCGACGCCACGCCCAATACGGTCGCGCCGCTCTCGGAGGTCGCTCCGGAGTACGCGCCGAAGAACACGGTGTTTCTCAGCGCGACGTTCCTCGGGAAAAACGCCCAGAGCGCCGAGGAGGAGACGCTGTTCGAGCGGACGCGCGAGGAGCTGTCGGCGTGGTACCCCGACCGGACGTTCGACGGACTCCGCCTCCTGAAAACGACGCGCGTCCCGTTCGCACAGTTCGTCCAGCCGCCGGGAATCTACGAGACGCTCCCGGACGCGGACGACCCCGAGGGGTGGGTGTATCTCGCGGGCGACTACACCGAGTGGTCGTCGATTCAGGGCGCGATGGAGAGCGGGGCGAAGGCGGCGCGGGCGGTCGTCGAGGACCTGCAGTAG
- a CDS encoding threonine synthase: MQTSEAFSGLACVDCGTVHGAEVAGRCPDCGGPLDAQYDYDAVDADWESFAGETRGMWAFDALLPFSASDAVSAAEGRTPLVDAPRLAEELGVGRVVVKDEGRNPTGTFLDRGMSLALTAAAQHAADDDIEPLALATPGNAGQAAAAYAGRVGLRSYSFVPSRSAFSNKAMINVHGGEMRVVGGRYPQAKDAVDEQLATEYYSLQEFTTPYRHEGAKTLAFELVADLDGEIPDAVVVPASTGELVVGLEKGFRELREVGLVDDVPPLYAVQPEKCAPVVAAVERGDERIEPWELPDTIVGELEVPDPEGGELALAALDEAGGDAVAVSDDDILASAVAAAQHEAIEVGLAGGAAPAGAWSLAEEGRLGDDDTVVLVNTESGLKTPDVLRSHLMGQGI, encoded by the coding sequence ATGCAGACTAGCGAGGCGTTCTCCGGACTGGCGTGCGTCGACTGCGGGACGGTCCACGGTGCGGAGGTAGCCGGCCGCTGCCCCGACTGCGGCGGACCGCTCGACGCGCAGTACGATTACGACGCGGTCGACGCCGACTGGGAGTCGTTCGCGGGCGAGACGCGGGGAATGTGGGCGTTCGACGCGCTTCTTCCGTTCTCGGCGAGCGACGCCGTCAGCGCCGCCGAGGGACGGACGCCGCTCGTCGACGCGCCGCGACTCGCCGAGGAACTCGGCGTCGGACGCGTCGTCGTGAAGGACGAGGGACGCAACCCGACCGGGACGTTCCTCGACCGGGGGATGAGCCTCGCGCTGACCGCCGCCGCCCAGCACGCCGCGGACGACGATATCGAACCGCTCGCGCTGGCGACGCCGGGTAATGCCGGACAGGCAGCGGCGGCGTACGCCGGGCGCGTCGGCCTCCGCTCGTACTCGTTCGTCCCCTCCCGGTCGGCCTTCTCGAACAAGGCGATGATCAACGTCCACGGCGGCGAGATGCGCGTCGTCGGCGGGCGCTATCCGCAGGCGAAAGACGCCGTCGACGAGCAACTGGCGACCGAGTACTACTCGCTGCAGGAGTTCACGACGCCGTACCGCCACGAGGGTGCGAAGACGCTCGCGTTCGAGCTGGTCGCGGACCTCGACGGCGAGATTCCGGACGCCGTCGTCGTCCCCGCCTCGACGGGCGAACTCGTCGTCGGTCTCGAAAAGGGGTTCCGCGAACTCCGCGAAGTCGGACTCGTCGACGACGTGCCGCCGCTGTACGCGGTCCAACCCGAGAAGTGCGCGCCCGTCGTCGCCGCCGTCGAACGCGGCGACGAGCGTATTGAACCGTGGGAGCTGCCGGACACCATCGTCGGCGAACTCGAAGTGCCGGACCCCGAAGGCGGCGAACTCGCGCTCGCGGCGCTCGACGAGGCCGGCGGCGACGCCGTCGCCGTCTCCGACGACGACATTCTCGCATCCGCTGTCGCCGCGGCCCAACACGAGGCCATCGAGGTCGGGCTGGCGGGCGGGGCGGCCCCGGCGGGCGCGTGGAGCCTCGCGGAAGAAGGGAGACTTGGCGACGACGACACCGTCGTCCTCGTCAACACCGAATCGGGACTGAAGACGCCCGACGTGCTCCGCAGTCACCTGATGGGACAGGGTATCTGA
- a CDS encoding FAD-dependent monooxygenase yields the protein MTANATPETGTERLTPDVVVVGAGPAGCVLSYVLARSGVETLLLERNATLDREFRGFGFQPYVAWAFDQLGFLDDVLDLPHERVRRAYASVYGRRYRLLDFTDVSPREDYLLLMDQPPLLELLVERASEFETFSFRPSTAVTDVRTSGERVVGVDARDREATVDLEVESRLVVGADGRYSTVRKAAGIDAGLLESKLEIVWFKLEDASIDVTTQLRVGESGILVYAPLSDSVAQCGWPIEKGSYSDLREQGIEAFRRDLVSVDPDLHGTVETQLGGFEDCSLLHVEPGLCDRWVDDGLLLLGDAAHVASPFGGQGNSLAVQDAVVAHETIATALAETDRSDGALPAERLRPYEKRRYPAVERVLRLQRRTESFVTGLLLHGYRVPRWIRVPALRATFGALSHVGPSPLARHQQRLLAYGPDPPRVDTTRFAPDESAAETD from the coding sequence ATGACCGCGAACGCGACACCCGAAACAGGAACGGAACGCCTGACCCCCGACGTGGTCGTCGTCGGGGCCGGTCCCGCCGGATGCGTCCTGAGCTACGTGCTCGCCCGCAGCGGCGTCGAGACGCTTTTGCTCGAACGCAACGCGACGCTCGACCGGGAGTTCCGCGGTTTCGGCTTCCAGCCGTACGTGGCGTGGGCGTTCGACCAACTCGGTTTCCTCGACGACGTGCTCGACTTACCGCACGAGCGAGTGCGGCGGGCGTACGCCTCGGTGTACGGTCGACGATACCGGCTCCTCGACTTCACGGACGTCTCGCCGCGGGAGGACTACCTCCTACTGATGGACCAACCGCCGCTCTTGGAACTGCTCGTCGAGCGGGCCAGCGAGTTCGAGACGTTCTCGTTTCGGCCGTCGACGGCGGTGACCGACGTTCGAACGTCGGGCGAACGGGTCGTCGGCGTCGACGCGCGCGACCGGGAGGCGACCGTCGACCTCGAAGTCGAAAGCCGCCTCGTCGTCGGCGCGGACGGTCGTTACTCGACGGTTCGGAAGGCGGCGGGAATCGACGCGGGACTGCTGGAGTCGAAACTCGAAATCGTCTGGTTCAAACTCGAAGACGCCAGCATCGACGTGACGACGCAACTGCGCGTCGGCGAGTCGGGTATCCTCGTGTACGCGCCGCTCAGCGACTCGGTCGCCCAGTGCGGGTGGCCCATCGAGAAGGGGAGCTACAGTGACCTCCGTGAGCAGGGGATCGAGGCGTTCCGCCGGGACCTCGTCTCCGTCGACCCCGACCTCCACGGCACCGTCGAGACCCAGCTCGGGGGTTTCGAGGACTGCTCGCTGCTGCACGTCGAACCGGGGCTCTGCGACCGCTGGGTCGACGACGGCTTGCTACTCCTCGGCGACGCTGCCCACGTCGCCTCGCCGTTCGGCGGGCAGGGCAACAGCCTCGCCGTTCAGGACGCCGTCGTCGCCCACGAGACGATTGCGACGGCGCTCGCGGAGACGGACCGAAGCGACGGCGCGCTCCCCGCCGAGCGGCTGCGCCCGTACGAGAAGCGGCGGTATCCGGCCGTCGAGCGGGTGCTCCGACTCCAACGCCGGACCGAGTCGTTCGTGACGGGACTGCTCCTGCACGGCTACCGCGTTCCGCGGTGGATTCGCGTGCCGGCGCTTCGCGCGACGTTCGGCGCACTCTCGCACGTCGGGCCGTCCCCGCTCGCCCGCCATCAGCAGCGGCTGCTCGCGTACGGGCCGGACCCGCCGCGGGTCGACACGACGCGCTTTGCCCCCGACGAGTCCGCAGCGGAGACGGACTAA
- a CDS encoding metal-dependent transcriptional regulator produces MLSDVMEDYLKAIYTLQTEHGPPVSTSAIAEYLDKTAPTVTSMLGKLEERGLVEREKYKGVELSDEGQTVALEVLRHHRLLEAYLTEHLDYSWSEVHDEADALEHHISEAFERRVAAALDNPEFDPHGDPIPNVDLDPVEDDTTRLSEYGEGDRVVVARVSDRDEEELEYLAEAGLTPGTEVEIVDVAPFGMVTVLVDSHEQSLPESVARSIRVEPVGEPESAPAGVGGV; encoded by the coding sequence ATGTTGAGCGACGTGATGGAGGACTACCTGAAGGCCATCTACACCCTCCAGACCGAACACGGCCCGCCGGTTTCGACCTCCGCCATCGCGGAGTATCTCGACAAGACCGCGCCGACGGTGACGAGCATGCTCGGCAAACTCGAAGAGCGCGGACTCGTCGAACGCGAGAAGTACAAGGGCGTCGAGTTGAGCGACGAGGGGCAGACGGTGGCGCTCGAAGTGCTCAGACACCACCGACTGCTGGAGGCGTACCTCACCGAGCATCTCGACTACTCCTGGAGCGAGGTCCACGACGAGGCCGACGCGCTCGAACACCACATCAGCGAGGCGTTCGAGCGGCGCGTCGCCGCGGCGCTGGACAATCCGGAGTTCGACCCCCACGGCGACCCGATTCCGAACGTCGATCTCGATCCCGTCGAGGACGACACGACCCGACTGAGCGAGTACGGCGAGGGCGACCGCGTCGTCGTCGCGCGCGTCTCCGACCGCGACGAGGAGGAACTGGAGTATCTCGCGGAGGCCGGACTCACCCCCGGAACGGAGGTCGAAATCGTCGACGTCGCGCCGTTCGGGATGGTAACCGTCCTCGTCGATAGCCACGAACAGAGCCTCCCCGAGTCGGTCGCGCGCTCGATTCGCGTCGAACCCGTCGGCGAGCCCGAATCCGCCCCCGCAGGGGTGGGTGGTGTGTGA
- a CDS encoding TMEM165/GDT1 family protein, translated as MNWSEVVVIAFVTQLAVLPGEKVQFIIAGLSTRYRPLVVVGAASAAFAGWTALEILFGGALQALLPGVALDAFTALLFLAFAAFLFRSAPESTAGDPTRAARSDGGESSVSSLAPDLDTKLFGYEVGARFGGFLPVFAMMVAGEFGDKTQLVTIGLAAQHGASSAIWVGEMLAIVPVSLANAYFFHKFAHAVDMRKAHFAGAVLFLLFGLDVVVSMVTGFSAWDALVGVAADAVLGFV; from the coding sequence GTGAACTGGTCGGAAGTCGTCGTCATCGCGTTCGTCACGCAGCTGGCCGTCCTCCCCGGCGAGAAAGTACAGTTCATCATCGCGGGCCTCTCGACGCGCTACCGGCCGCTGGTGGTCGTCGGAGCCGCCAGCGCCGCCTTCGCCGGGTGGACCGCCCTGGAGATTCTCTTCGGCGGCGCGCTCCAGGCGCTGCTGCCGGGCGTCGCCCTCGACGCGTTCACCGCGCTCCTGTTTCTCGCCTTCGCCGCCTTCCTGTTTCGGTCGGCACCCGAGTCGACCGCGGGGGACCCGACGCGAGCGGCGCGCAGCGACGGCGGCGAGTCGAGCGTCTCCTCGCTCGCGCCGGACCTCGACACGAAGCTGTTCGGCTACGAGGTCGGCGCTCGCTTCGGCGGCTTCCTTCCCGTCTTCGCCATGATGGTCGCCGGCGAGTTCGGCGACAAGACTCAGCTCGTCACCATCGGCCTCGCCGCCCAGCACGGCGCGTCGAGCGCCATCTGGGTCGGCGAGATGCTCGCAATCGTCCCCGTGAGCCTCGCGAACGCGTACTTCTTCCACAAGTTCGCGCACGCGGTCGATATGCGGAAAGCGCACTTCGCGGGCGCAGTGCTGTTCCTGCTGTTCGGCCTCGACGTGGTGGTGTCGATGGTCACCGGCTTCTCGGCGTGGGACGCGCTCGTCGGCGTCGCCGCCGACGCCGTGTTGGGGTTCGTCTGA
- a CDS encoding LysE family translocator, with protein MFDTLTTGLAGVVFGLALAAPPGPMNAVIAEESVVHGWSSGFRAGLGAFTADVVFFVLALLGVVGFVERFPTVRAAMVGVGGLLMLYFAYGAVRSASDSFRGGTLPDDSAGFRKAFVLALTNPYQILFWLTIGVGLLEAGTVDVLSQTPYVGGELAGRLVVETGSPALVAGFFGGILLWVSGFPAALVTAERRVESLAPVVAGVSAVVLGGFGLAFLYDAAAQLL; from the coding sequence GTGTTCGATACGTTGACGACCGGCCTCGCGGGCGTCGTCTTCGGACTCGCGCTAGCCGCCCCGCCGGGACCGATGAACGCCGTCATCGCCGAGGAGAGCGTCGTCCACGGCTGGTCCTCGGGCTTTCGCGCGGGTCTCGGCGCGTTCACGGCCGACGTCGTCTTCTTCGTGCTCGCGCTGCTGGGCGTCGTCGGGTTCGTCGAACGCTTTCCGACGGTTCGGGCGGCGATGGTCGGCGTCGGCGGCCTACTGATGCTCTACTTCGCCTACGGCGCGGTTCGCTCGGCGTCCGACTCGTTCCGCGGCGGGACGCTGCCCGACGACAGCGCGGGCTTCAGAAAAGCGTTCGTGCTCGCGCTGACGAACCCCTACCAGATACTGTTCTGGCTCACTATCGGCGTCGGCCTGCTCGAAGCCGGCACCGTCGACGTGCTCTCGCAGACGCCGTACGTGGGCGGAGAGCTCGCGGGACGGCTCGTCGTCGAAACGGGGAGCCCGGCGCTCGTCGCGGGGTTCTTCGGCGGCATCCTGCTCTGGGTGTCGGGCTTTCCGGCCGCGCTCGTCACCGCCGAGCGCCGCGTCGAGTCGCTCGCGCCCGTCGTCGCCGGGGTGAGCGCCGTCGTCCTCGGCGGGTTCGGCCTCGCGTTCCTCTACGACGCGGCGGCGCAACTGCTGTGA
- a CDS encoding NAD(P)-dependent glycerol-1-phosphate dehydrogenase — MFDKTTWIKLPRNVLVGHGVVDQLADAVADLPFSGSPLVVTSPTPKRLVGDRVCAQFDDPATVTVSEANFASVERVIDAARETEAGFLIGLGGGKPVDIAKMASDHLGRGFVSVPTAASHDGIVSGRGSVPEGDTRHSVAADPPLAVVADTSLLAEAPWELTTAGCADIISNYTAVQDWQLANRLKNVEYSEYAGALSQMTAEMLVDSADSIKPGLEESCWIVVKALVSSGVAMSIADSSRPASGAEHLFSHQLDRIAPGKALHGHQVGVGSIMTAYLHSGPKGEWRDIRDALESIDAPTTAADLDLSADEVLEALTTAHEIRDRYTILGDGVNERAAEEVASVTGVI, encoded by the coding sequence ATGTTCGACAAAACGACGTGGATAAAGCTCCCGCGTAACGTCCTCGTCGGCCACGGCGTCGTCGACCAGTTGGCCGACGCGGTGGCGGACCTGCCCTTCTCGGGCAGCCCGCTCGTCGTCACGAGTCCGACGCCGAAGCGACTCGTCGGTGACCGGGTCTGCGCGCAGTTCGACGACCCGGCGACGGTCACCGTCTCGGAGGCCAACTTCGCGTCCGTCGAGCGCGTCATCGACGCCGCCCGCGAGACGGAGGCGGGCTTTCTCATCGGTCTCGGCGGCGGCAAGCCCGTCGACATCGCCAAGATGGCCAGCGACCACCTGGGGAGAGGGTTCGTCTCGGTGCCGACGGCGGCGAGTCACGACGGCATCGTCTCCGGCCGTGGGTCGGTCCCCGAGGGAGACACCCGCCACAGCGTCGCCGCAGACCCGCCGCTGGCCGTCGTCGCCGACACCTCGTTGCTCGCCGAAGCCCCGTGGGAGCTGACGACGGCGGGCTGTGCGGACATCATCTCGAACTACACCGCGGTTCAGGACTGGCAGCTCGCCAATCGCCTGAAGAACGTCGAGTACTCCGAGTACGCGGGCGCGCTCTCGCAGATGACCGCCGAGATGCTCGTCGACAGCGCCGACTCCATCAAACCCGGACTGGAGGAGTCCTGCTGGATCGTGGTGAAAGCGCTCGTCTCCTCGGGCGTCGCCATGTCCATCGCCGACTCCTCGCGGCCCGCCTCCGGCGCGGAACACCTCTTCTCGCACCAGCTCGACCGCATCGCGCCCGGCAAGGCGCTGCACGGCCACCAGGTCGGCGTCGGCTCCATCATGACGGCGTATCTCCACAGCGGGCCGAAGGGCGAGTGGCGCGACATCCGCGACGCCCTGGAAAGCATCGACGCGCCGACGACGGCCGCGGACCTCGACCTCTCCGCCGACGAGGTGCTCGAAGCGCTCACGACCGCCCACGAGATTCGTGACCGCTACACGATTCTCGGCGACGGCGTCAACGAGCGAGCGGCCGAGGAAGTCGCCAGCGTCACGGGCGTCATCTGA
- a CDS encoding DUF420 domain-containing protein, which produces MATASASGVAKEHPAAITAVLSVVGYAVVIGTFLGVVPARVFPELTLQQVNRLADVIALINTVNTAVLVAGWYWIRNDEVKKHATAMVTSFVLILLFLVFYLTKIGGGGTKEFVGPQLVYYAYLAMLAIHIVLSIVSVPVVLYALVLGLTHTPTELRTQTPHRRIGRIAAGSWILSLSLGVVTYLLLNHVYDWQFVAAFVGVPLW; this is translated from the coding sequence ATGGCAACAGCCAGTGCCAGCGGGGTCGCGAAGGAACACCCCGCGGCCATCACTGCGGTCCTCAGCGTCGTCGGCTACGCCGTCGTCATCGGCACGTTTCTCGGAGTTGTTCCGGCGAGGGTGTTCCCCGAACTCACGCTGCAGCAGGTCAACCGCCTCGCGGACGTCATCGCGCTTATCAACACCGTCAACACGGCCGTCCTCGTCGCCGGGTGGTACTGGATTCGCAACGACGAGGTGAAGAAACACGCGACGGCGATGGTCACCTCCTTCGTGCTCATCCTGCTGTTTCTCGTCTTCTACCTGACGAAGATCGGCGGCGGCGGGACCAAGGAGTTCGTCGGTCCGCAGCTGGTGTACTACGCGTACTTGGCGATGCTGGCGATCCACATTGTCCTCTCCATCGTCTCGGTGCCGGTCGTGCTGTACGCGCTGGTGTTGGGGCTGACGCACACGCCCACCGAACTCCGCACGCAGACGCCGCACAGACGCATCGGTCGCATCGCCGCGGGGTCGTGGATTCTCTCGCTCTCGCTCGGCGTCGTCACCTACCTGCTGTTGAATCACGTCTACGACTGGCAGTTCGTCGCCGCGTTCGTCGGCGTGCCGCTGTGGTGA
- a CDS encoding proteasome assembly chaperone family protein has translation MDDIDIEAVADPELADPVLIEGLPGVGHVGKLAAEYLRDEFDGELVRRVYSSDFPPQVSVNDEGVADLTCAELHAASVDGTDLLLLTGDHQAQSNAGHYRLTDAFLDIAEEFGVSRAFALGGVPTGELVEEYTVLGAVSEAGGKEELEDAGVEFRPDEPAGGIVGVSGLILGLGKRRDLDAACLMGETSGYLVDPKSARAVIEVLQHVLDFEVDFASLEERAEEMEEVVGKIQEMQQQQSLPTDDDLRYIG, from the coding sequence ATGGACGACATCGACATCGAGGCGGTCGCCGACCCCGAGCTCGCCGACCCCGTTCTCATCGAGGGGCTGCCGGGCGTCGGTCACGTCGGAAAACTCGCCGCCGAGTACCTCCGCGACGAGTTCGACGGCGAGCTGGTACGTCGCGTCTACAGTTCGGACTTCCCGCCGCAGGTGAGCGTCAACGACGAGGGCGTCGCCGACCTGACCTGCGCGGAACTGCACGCCGCCAGCGTCGACGGGACGGACCTTCTGCTTCTGACCGGCGACCATCAGGCACAGAGCAACGCGGGCCACTACCGACTCACCGACGCGTTTCTCGACATCGCCGAGGAGTTCGGCGTCTCCCGCGCGTTCGCGCTCGGCGGCGTCCCGACCGGCGAGCTCGTCGAGGAGTACACCGTCCTCGGCGCGGTGAGCGAGGCCGGCGGGAAGGAGGAACTCGAAGACGCGGGCGTCGAGTTCCGCCCGGACGAACCGGCGGGCGGCATCGTCGGCGTCTCGGGGCTCATCCTCGGCCTCGGTAAACGTCGCGACCTCGACGCCGCCTGTCTGATGGGCGAGACCAGCGGCTACCTCGTCGACCCCAAGAGCGCGAGGGCAGTCATCGAAGTCCTCCAGCACGTCCTCGACTTCGAGGTGGACTTCGCGTCGCTCGAAGAGCGCGCCGAGGAGATGGAGGAAGTCGTCGGTAAGATCCAGGAGATGCAACAGCAACAGAGTCTCCCGACCGACGACGACCTGCGCTACATAGGCTGA
- a CDS encoding RNA-protein complex protein Nop10 — MKSDIRVCSAWRERHSRPVYSLSETCPECGAAAENSAPAPFNPEDPYGEYRRALKRRSRQ; from the coding sequence ATGAAGTCCGACATCCGGGTCTGCTCGGCGTGGCGCGAGCGCCACTCTCGCCCGGTGTACTCCCTTTCCGAGACGTGTCCGGAGTGCGGAGCCGCAGCCGAGAACAGCGCGCCGGCCCCGTTCAACCCCGAGGACCCCTACGGCGAGTACCGACGCGCTCTTAAGCGGCGCAGTCGGCAATAA